Proteins encoded together in one Ictidomys tridecemlineatus isolate mIctTri1 chromosome 3, mIctTri1.hap1, whole genome shotgun sequence window:
- the Pfn2 gene encoding profilin-2 isoform X2, with translation MAGWQSYVDNLMCDGCCQEAAIVGYCDAKYVWAATAGGVFQSITPVEIDMIVGKDREGFFTNGLTLGAKKCSVIRDSLYVDGDCTMDIRTKSQGGEPTYNVAVGRAGRALVIVMGKEGVHGGTLNKKAYELAFYLRRSDM, from the exons ATGGCCGGGTGGCAGAGCTACGTGGACAACCTGATGTGCGATGGCTGCTGCCAGGAGGCCGCCATTGTCGGCTACTGCGACGCCAAATACGTCTGGGCGGCCACGGCCGGGGGCGTCTTCCAGAGCATCACG CCAGTAGAAATAGATATGATTGTAGGAAAAGACCGGGAAGGCTTCTTTACCAACGGTTTGACTCTTGGTGCAAAGAAGTGTTCAGTGATCAGAGATAGTCTATATGTCGATGGTGACTGCACAATGGACATCCGGACAAAGAGTCAAGGTGGCGAGCCAACATACAACGTCGCTGTCGGCAGAGCTGGTAGAG CCTTGGTTATAGTCATGGGAAAGGAAGGTGTCCACGGAGGCACACTTAACAAGAAAGCCTATGAGCTCGCTTTCTACCTGAGGAGGTCTGATATGTAA
- the Pfn2 gene encoding profilin-2 isoform X3, with the protein MAGWQSYVDNLMCDGCCQEAAIVGYCDAKYVWAATAGGVFQSITPVEIDMIVGKDREGFFTNGLTLGAKKCSVIRDSLYVDGDCTMDIRTKSQGGEPTYNVAVGRAGRVWPAQDI; encoded by the exons ATGGCCGGGTGGCAGAGCTACGTGGACAACCTGATGTGCGATGGCTGCTGCCAGGAGGCCGCCATTGTCGGCTACTGCGACGCCAAATACGTCTGGGCGGCCACGGCCGGGGGCGTCTTCCAGAGCATCACG CCAGTAGAAATAGATATGATTGTAGGAAAAGACCGGGAAGGCTTCTTTACCAACGGTTTGACTCTTGGTGCAAAGAAGTGTTCAGTGATCAGAGATAGTCTATATGTCGATGGTGACTGCACAATGGACATCCGGACAAAGAGTCAAGGTGGCGAGCCAACATACAACGTCGCTGTCGGCAGAGCTGGTAGAG TGTGGCCGGCACAGGACATCTAA
- the Pfn2 gene encoding profilin-2 isoform X1, which translates to MAGWQSYVDNLMCDGCCQEAAIVGYCDAKYVWAATAGGVFQSITPVEIDMIVGKDREGFFTNGLTLGAKKCSVIRDSLYVDGDCTMDIRTKSQGGEPTYNVAVGRAGRVLVFVMGKEGVHGGGLNKKAYSMAKYLRDSGF; encoded by the exons ATGGCCGGGTGGCAGAGCTACGTGGACAACCTGATGTGCGATGGCTGCTGCCAGGAGGCCGCCATTGTCGGCTACTGCGACGCCAAATACGTCTGGGCGGCCACGGCCGGGGGCGTCTTCCAGAGCATCACG CCAGTAGAAATAGATATGATTGTAGGAAAAGACCGGGAAGGCTTCTTTACCAACGGTTTGACTCTTGGTGCAAAGAAGTGTTCAGTGATCAGAGATAGTCTATATGTCGATGGTGACTGCACAATGGACATCCGGACAAAGAGTCAAGGTGGCGAGCCAACATACAACGTCGCTGTCGGCAGAGCTGGTAGAG tcttGGTCTTTGTAATGGGAAAAGAAGGGGTCCATGGAGGCGGATTGAATAAGAAGGCATACTCAATGGCAAAATACTTGAGAGACTCTGGGTTCTAG